A genomic stretch from Budorcas taxicolor isolate Tak-1 chromosome 15, Takin1.1, whole genome shotgun sequence includes:
- the LOC128060979 gene encoding olfactory receptor 1052-like, with translation MADVNFTLVTEFILLGLTDHAELKVVLFLVFLLIYTVSLVGNLGMFLLIQITPKLQTPMYHFLSCLSLTDACYSSVFAPRMLLNFFVERETISFSACIVQYFSFVSLLTAEAFLLATMAYDRFMAIVNPLLYTVAMTRRVCVLVIASCVGGIINSLTHTIGLLKLSFCGPNVIRHFFCDLPPLLKLSCSDTSMNELLLLIFSGVIAVITFMTVVVSYIFIVAAILRIRSAAGRHKAFSTCASHLTVVTLLYGSVSFSYIQPSSQYSLEQEKVVSVFYTLVVPMLNPLIYSLRNKEVKDAVKRAKEMKHIPC, from the coding sequence ATGGCTGATGTTAATTTTACACTGGTGACCGAGTTTATCCTTTTGGGACTGACAGATCATGCTGAACTGAAAGTGGTCCTCTTCCTGGTTTTCCTGCTCATCTATACCGTTTCCTTGGTGGGGAATCTAGGAATGTTCCTTCTAATCCAAATAACTCCCAAACTCCAAACGCCCATGTATCATTTCCTCAGCTGCCTGTCACTCACTGATGCCTGCTATTCGTCAGTCTTTGCACCGAGAATGCTGCTGAACTTCTTTGTTGAACGGGAGACAATCTCGTTCTCTGCATGCATTGTGCAGTACTTTTCATTCGTGTCTCTCCTTACCGCTGAGGCCTTCTTGCTGGCAACAATGGCTTATGACCGCTTTATGGCCATTGTGAACCCTTTACTTTATACCGTGGCTATGACAAGAAGAGTTTGTGTTCTTGTCATTGCATCATGTGTAGGAGGCATAATCAACTCGTTGACTCACACAATTGGCTTGCTGAAGTTGTCTTTCTGCGGGCCAAATGTCATCAGGCACTTCTTCTGTGACCTTCCCCCGCTGTTGAAGCTGTCCTGTTCTGACACATCCATGAATGAGCTGCTGCTTTTAATCTTCTCTGGCGTTATTGCCGTGATCACTTTCATGACTGTGGTGGTCTCCTACATCTTCATTGTTGCTGCTATCCTGAGGATCCGCTCCGCAGCAGGCAGACACAAAGCCTTCTCCACGTGTGCATCACATCTCACGGTTGTGACTCTACTCTATGGCTCTGTAAGCTTTAGCTACATTCAACCAAGCTCCCAGTATTCCTTAGAACAGGAAAAGGTGGTATCTGTGTTTTATACCCTGGTTGTTCCTATGTTAAACCCATTAATTTATAGCTTAAGAAACAAAGAAGTGAAGGATGCTGTGAAAAGGGCTAAAGAAATGAAGCATATTCCTTGTTAA
- the LOC128059808 gene encoding olfactory receptor 1052-like — protein MADSNVSGITEFILLGLTDNPELNTVLFVLFLLMYLVTVLGNVWIITIILASDQLHSPKYFFLSQLAFLDFCYSSVFTPKLLVNYIAGRKVISYRGCLLQCGFLSLFLTMECFLLSAMAYDRYLAIRRPLHYKGLMTPTFCIHLVTASYLLGCANSFTHLSGLLNLSFCGHNVINHYFCDIPLLFQLACSDTNYSEALFTVFSGTTSVATFLMVVSSYLGILLTVLKTRSLRGRYKAFSTCASHLTVVSLFYGTVIFTYLGTSSSYPDEKAKILSVFYTLLLPVLNLLIYSIRNTEAKEAMRRIIMRKIFAQ, from the coding sequence ATGGCTGACAGCAATGTCAGTGGGATAACTGAGTTCATCCTCCTGGGGCTGACCGATAACCCTGAACTGAATACAGTCCTATTTGTGCTGTTTCTCTTGATGTATCTCGTCACTGTCCTGGGCAATGTCTGGATCATCACCATCATCCTGGCTAGTGATCAGCTCCACTCTCCCAAGTACTTTTTCCTTAGCCAGTTGGCTTTCCTGGATTTCTGCTATTCCTCAGTCTTCACTCCTAAGCTGTTGGTGAACTACATCGCAGGACGGAAAGTTATTTCCTACCGTGGTTGCCTCCTTCAGTGCGGCTTTCTCAGCTTGTTCCTGACCATGGAATGCTTCCTTTTGTCCGCCATGGCCTATGATCGCTACCTTGCCATCCGCCGTCCTCTCCACTATAAAGGTCTCATGACGCCCACCTTCTGCATCCACCTCGTCACTGCCTCCTATCTCCTGGGTTGTGCCAACTCATTCACCCACCTGTCTGGTTTGCTCAATCTGTCCTTCTGTGGGCACAATGTCATTAACCACTATTTCTGTGATATCCCACTGCTTTTCCAACTTGCCTGTTCTGACACCAATTACAGTGAGGCTTTATTTACTGTCTTCTCTGGAACCACATCCGTGGCTACCTTTTTGATGGTGGTTAGTTCCTATCTGGGAATCCTTCTCACGGTCCTGAAGACACGGTCTTTGAGAGGCAGATACAAAGCCTTCTCCACATGTGCCTCCCACCTAACGGTAGTGAGTCTCTTCTATGGAACAGTGATTTTTACTTATTTGGGGACCAGCTCTAGCTACCCAGACGAGAAAGCCAAAATCTTGTCTGTGTTCTATACCCTTTTGCTGCCGGTACTAAATCTTCTGATATACAGCATAAGGAACACAGAAGCCAAAGAAGCAATGAGAAGAATtatcatgagaaaaatatttgctcaGTGA
- the LOC128060824 gene encoding olfactory receptor 8I2: MAGKNFTEVTFFILSGFANHPELQVSLFMMFLFIYLITVLGNLGLILIIRFDCQLHTPMYFFLSNLAFIDIFYSSTVTPKALVNLQSIQKTISFVGCLVQMYFFVGLVCSECFLLGSMAYDRYVAICNPLLYSVVMSQTVCRWLGVIPYMIGFTNSLFSICVISRLAFCDASINHFFCDTTALLALSCVDAFSTEMVIFVLAGFTLLSSLFIITVTYIAIISAILQIRSAAGRQKAFSTCMSHIMGVTVFYGSLIFTYLQPDNTSSLTQAQVASVFYTIVIPMLNPLIYSLRNKDVKNALLRAFQKLFL; this comes from the coding sequence ATGGCTGGGAAAAATTTCACGGAGGTGACGTTCTTCATCCTCTCTGGATTTGCAAATCACCCTGAGCTACAAGTCAGCCTCTTCATGATGTTCCTCTTTATTTATCTCATCACTGTTTTGGGGAACCTTGGACTAATTCTGATAATCAGATTCGACTGTCAGCTCCACACACCTATGTACTTTTTCCTTAGCAATTTAGCATTCattgatatattttattcttctacTGTAACACCCAAGGCACTGGTAAATCTCCAGTCAATTCAGAAAACCATCTCCTTCGTTGGCTGCCttgttcaaatgtatttttttgtggGTTTAGTGTGTAGTGAGTGTTTCCTTCTGGGGtccatggcctatgaccgctatgtggctATCTGCAATCCCTTACTGTATTCTGTGGTCATGTCCCAGAcggtgtgcaggtggttgggagTCATCCCTTACATGATCGGCTTCACCAATTCTCTGTTCTCCATCTGTGTGATCAGCAGATTGGCATTCTGTGATGCCAGCATCAATCACTTTTTCTGCGACACCACAGCGCTTCTGGCTCTGTCCTGTGTGGATGCATTCAGCACAGAAATGGTGATCTTTGTTTTAGCTGGTTTCACCCTTCTTAGCTCTCTCTTCATCATCACGGTCACCTACATTGCCATCATCTCAGCCATCCTGCAGATCCGGTCTGCAGCAGGGAGACAGAAAGCCTTTTCCACCTGTATGTCCCACATCATGGGGGTGACCGTCTTCTATGGGTCCCTGATTTTCACGTATTTGCAGCCTGATAACACATCTTCCTTGACCCAGGCACAGGTGGCATCTGTATTCTATACCATTGTCATTCCCATGCTGAATCCGCTTATCTATAGTTTGAGGAACAAAGATGTAAAGAATGCTCTCCTGAGAGCATTTCAAAAACTGTTTCTATGA
- the LOC128060780 gene encoding olfactory receptor 8H1-like — protein MGGRNITEVSDFILMGLTDSEEIRLVLFTLFLLMYLITVLGNAGMVLIIFLDLQLHSPMYFFLIHLSFLDLSFSTAVTPKASDNLLTSNRCISYLNCFLQMNCFVFVGVTECVLSSMAYDCYAAICKPLRYPAIMSTRRCCSLVFRSFLTGLMDTFVTLLCMSKLHFCDSTVICHFCDAPPGLALSCADTHDIEIMISIFAVSTLVVSLITVSVSYVSILSTILKITSTSGKQKAFSTCASHLLSATIFYGTTIFTYVKPSQSYSLSGFCFL, from the coding sequence ATGGGCGGAAGGAATATCACAGAGGTGTCTGACTTCATCCTCATGGGACTGACAGACTCTGAAGAGATCCGGCTGGTCCTCTTCACCTTATTTCTCCTGATGTACCTGATTACTGTGCTGGGCAATGCAGGAATGGTGTTGATAATCTtcctggatcttcagcttcacaGCCCCATGTATTTTTTCCTCATTCACCTGTCATTTCTTGACCTTAGTTTCTCAACTGCCGTCACCCCTAAAGCTTCAGACAACTTACTGACTTCCAACAGGTGCATTTCCTACCTGAACTGTTTCCTCCAGATGAACTGTTTTGTCTTCGTGGGGGTCACTGAGTGTGTTCTCTCCTCCATGGCCTATGACTGCTatgcagccatctgcaagcctctGCGTTACCCAGCGATCATGTCCACCAGACGCTGCTGCTCTCTGGTCTTCAGATCCTTCTTGACTGGCCTCATGGACACCTTTGTCACTCTGCTTTGCATGAGTAAATTGCATTTCTGTGACTCTACTGTCATCTGTCACTTCTGTGATGCACCCCCAGGTTTAGCCCTGTCCTGCGCTGACACACATGATATTGAAATCATGATATCCATTTTTGCTGTCTCCACCCTGGTGGTGTCTCTTATTACAGTATCTGTGTCCTATGTGTCCATCCTGTCCACTATCCTGAAAATCACTTCCACTTCAGGGAAGCAGAAAGCCTTCTCTACTTGTGCCTCCCATCTCCTGTCAGCCACCATCTTCTATGGCACTACGATTTTTACTTATGTAAAACCAAGTCAGTCCTACTCTTTAagtggtttctgttttttatag